A genomic window from Streptomyces sp. MST-110588 includes:
- a CDS encoding MFS transporter: MTTAGAAETPGALTEPAERAGRGWIASLCLANGAIWAGWYGPLQILLALQAAELAPPGVSKESVLAWVTGLGAVVSLLANPLFGALSDRTASRWGRRTPWIAAGVLGGGAALCLLAAARGVLAMAACWCLVQLCLNAAFAAITAAVPDRVPHLQRGAVGGWLGAAQFLGVAAGTGLASAAGGIAAGYAACAVFTVLGSLPYVVLHRDLKTGRGDRPPFAWRSFLAGFWISPRRHPDLGWAWLTRFLVNLGNAIALLYLLYYLRDALHRPRPQDGVLVLTAVNGVMLLTTVVIGGIWSDRTGRRKPFVLAAGVIMAVATALLAVWQTWAGALVAAALLGIGFGVFTSVDFALMTDVLPAAAHRGRDLGVINIANSLPQVAAPALAAPVVTYLGGYPVLYLVAAGVGLAGALLVRRIRSVA; the protein is encoded by the coding sequence GTGACCACCGCGGGGGCCGCGGAGACGCCCGGGGCCCTCACCGAGCCGGCCGAGCGGGCCGGCCGCGGCTGGATCGCCTCGCTCTGTCTGGCGAACGGGGCCATATGGGCCGGCTGGTACGGGCCGCTCCAGATCCTGCTGGCGCTCCAGGCCGCCGAGCTGGCGCCGCCCGGCGTCTCCAAGGAGTCGGTGCTGGCCTGGGTCACCGGGCTGGGCGCCGTGGTCTCCCTCCTCGCCAACCCGCTCTTCGGCGCGCTGTCGGACCGTACGGCGTCGCGCTGGGGGCGCCGTACGCCGTGGATCGCGGCCGGTGTCCTGGGCGGCGGCGCGGCGCTGTGCCTGCTGGCCGCCGCCCGTGGCGTCCTGGCCATGGCGGCTTGCTGGTGCCTGGTGCAACTGTGCCTGAACGCCGCGTTCGCCGCGATCACCGCGGCCGTTCCCGACCGCGTGCCGCACCTCCAGCGCGGCGCGGTCGGCGGCTGGCTGGGCGCGGCGCAGTTCCTGGGCGTGGCCGCCGGTACGGGCCTGGCGTCGGCGGCCGGCGGCATCGCGGCGGGCTACGCGGCCTGTGCCGTCTTCACGGTGCTGGGCTCGCTTCCGTACGTCGTGCTGCACCGCGACCTGAAGACCGGACGCGGTGACCGGCCGCCGTTCGCCTGGCGGTCCTTCCTCGCCGGGTTCTGGATCAGCCCGCGCCGCCACCCCGACCTCGGATGGGCCTGGCTGACCCGCTTCCTGGTCAACCTCGGCAACGCGATCGCCCTGCTGTACCTGCTGTATTACCTGCGCGACGCGCTGCACCGGCCGCGTCCGCAGGACGGCGTGCTGGTGCTCACCGCCGTCAACGGCGTCATGCTGCTCACCACCGTCGTGATCGGCGGGATCTGGTCGGACCGCACCGGCCGCCGCAAGCCGTTCGTGCTGGCGGCGGGGGTGATCATGGCGGTGGCCACCGCGCTGCTCGCCGTATGGCAGACCTGGGCCGGGGCCCTGGTCGCGGCGGCACTGCTGGGCATCGGCTTCGGCGTCTTCACGTCCGTGGACTTCGCGCTGATGACGGACGTACTGCCGGCCGCCGCCCACCGGGGCAGGGACCTCGGCGTCATCAACATCGCCAACTCGCTGCCCCAGGTGGCCGCCCCGGCGCTGGCCGCCCCGGTCGTGACGTACCTGGGCGGCTATCCGGTGCTCTACCTGGTCGCG
- a CDS encoding GH1 family beta-glucosidase, which produces MNSSFVSSGSSSRPLPRFPQGFLWGVSTSAFQIEGAVEEDGRGRSSWDVFVEEEGRVKDGSDARVATGHYHRYRQDVALIKELGVGAYRFSVAWPRVMPDGGPRVNTAGLDFYDRLVDELCAAGVRPVPTLFHWDTPARVEEAGGWLVRETARRFAAYAEVVADRIGDRVKRWITLNEPAELTLLGYGLGQHAPGKRLGFEALAAAHHQLLGHGLAVQALRAGGAREIGIANSHGPTWAASDSEADRRAADLYDLLLNRFFADPLLLGRYPEDLAALLPDPAAVAEDLKVISEPLDWYGINYYQPTMVGAPDPQADGPAGFAGIELPPGLPFAPREIEGYPRTDFGWPVVPAALTELLTGFRDRYGAGLPPLVITENGCAYDGIQDQERIDFLDAHLRALHEAIGAGVDVRGYFVWSLLDNFEWAEGYARRFGLVHVDYGTLARTPKASYHWLRDVLRAQR; this is translated from the coding sequence ATGAACTCCTCGTTCGTGTCGTCCGGGTCCTCCTCGCGTCCGTTGCCGCGTTTTCCCCAAGGGTTCCTGTGGGGGGTGTCGACCTCCGCGTTCCAGATCGAGGGGGCGGTGGAGGAGGACGGGCGGGGGCGGTCCTCATGGGACGTGTTCGTGGAGGAGGAGGGGCGGGTCAAGGACGGGTCGGACGCCCGGGTGGCGACCGGTCACTATCACCGCTACCGGCAGGACGTGGCGCTGATCAAGGAGCTGGGCGTCGGGGCGTATCGATTCTCCGTCGCCTGGCCGCGGGTGATGCCGGACGGTGGTCCGCGGGTCAACACGGCGGGGCTGGATTTCTACGACCGGCTGGTGGACGAGTTGTGCGCGGCGGGCGTACGGCCCGTGCCGACGCTCTTCCACTGGGACACCCCGGCGCGGGTCGAGGAGGCGGGCGGCTGGCTCGTACGGGAGACCGCCCGGCGCTTCGCGGCGTACGCGGAGGTGGTGGCGGACCGGATCGGGGACCGGGTGAAGCGGTGGATCACGCTCAACGAGCCCGCGGAACTGACGCTGCTGGGGTACGGGCTGGGGCAGCACGCGCCCGGGAAGCGGCTGGGGTTCGAGGCGCTGGCGGCGGCGCACCACCAGTTGCTGGGGCACGGGCTGGCCGTACAGGCACTGCGGGCGGGCGGGGCGCGTGAGATCGGTATCGCCAATTCGCACGGGCCGACGTGGGCCGCGTCGGACTCCGAGGCCGACCGGAGGGCCGCGGATCTCTACGATCTGCTGCTGAATCGATTCTTCGCAGATCCGCTGCTGCTCGGCCGCTACCCGGAGGACCTCGCGGCGCTGCTCCCGGACCCGGCGGCGGTCGCCGAGGACCTGAAGGTGATCAGCGAGCCCCTGGACTGGTACGGGATCAACTACTACCAGCCGACGATGGTCGGCGCGCCGGACCCGCAGGCGGACGGGCCGGCCGGCTTCGCGGGAATCGAACTGCCGCCGGGCCTGCCGTTCGCCCCCCGGGAGATCGAGGGATATCCGCGCACGGACTTCGGCTGGCCGGTGGTCCCGGCGGCACTGACCGAGCTGCTCACCGGCTTTCGCGACCGGTACGGCGCCGGCCTGCCGCCGCTGGTCATCACCGAGAACGGCTGCGCGTACGACGGCATCCAGGACCAGGAGCGGATCGACTTCCTGGACGCGCACCTGCGGGCCCTGCACGAGGCGATCGGCGCCGGGGTGGACGTACGCGGCTATTTCGTCTGGTCGCTGCTGGACAACTTCGAGTGGGCCGAGGGCTACGCCCGGCGGTTCGGGCTGGTGCACGTCGACTACGGGACGCTGGCGCGGACGCCGAAGGCTTCGTACCACTGGCTGCGGGACGTACTGCGGGCCCAGCGGTGA
- a CDS encoding protealysin inhibitor emfourin has translation MRIQVRRTGGFAGIERYAEVDTSGRPDAQEWNALAEQALAAGRGTPPIGVPDGFSYQLTIDGRTVYCSDPRLTDEQRKLITRVLKEGT, from the coding sequence ATGCGAATCCAGGTTCGACGCACGGGCGGCTTCGCCGGCATCGAGCGCTATGCCGAGGTGGACACCTCGGGGCGCCCCGACGCCCAGGAGTGGAACGCCCTGGCCGAGCAGGCGCTGGCCGCCGGCCGGGGCACCCCGCCCATAGGCGTACCCGACGGCTTCAGCTACCAGCTCACCATCGACGGCCGCACCGTCTACTGCTCCGACCCCCGCCTCACCGACGAACAGCGCAAGCTGATCACCCGCGTACTGAAAGAAGGAACCTGA
- a CDS encoding M4 family metallopeptidase — protein sequence MDANANPVNPVFCTIVPPHVLDKLARAEDPRLSDNARRTLEHDALQRTRRRITTVRGIAPAAPGAPSDKPDRTIYDARHQETLPGKKVHSEADKPSKDASVNRAHAGLGATFELYLKIYGRHSIDDSGLALNATVHYGEKYDNAFWDGQQMVFGDGDNDLFLDFTIPVDVIGHELTHGVTQYTANLEYFGQSGALNESMSDVFGSLIKQYALSQSTSQADWLIGAGLLGPNVTGEALRSMKAPGTAYDDDVLGKDPQPATMDDYVKTSRDNGGVHINSGIPNHAFYLFADALGGNAWERAGQIWYDVLTGGNLASDAQFADFAKLTVAAAHTRYGDGDEHQSLLKSWSQVGVPTK from the coding sequence ATGGACGCCAACGCCAATCCGGTCAACCCGGTCTTCTGCACCATCGTGCCTCCGCACGTCCTCGACAAGCTCGCCCGCGCCGAGGACCCCCGCCTGTCCGACAACGCCCGCCGCACCCTGGAGCACGACGCCCTCCAGCGCACCCGGCGCCGTATCACCACCGTCCGCGGCATCGCCCCCGCCGCGCCCGGCGCCCCGTCGGACAAGCCCGACCGCACCATCTACGACGCCCGCCACCAGGAGACCCTGCCGGGCAAGAAGGTGCACTCCGAGGCCGACAAGCCCTCCAAGGACGCGTCGGTCAACCGCGCGCACGCCGGCCTCGGGGCGACCTTCGAGCTGTACCTGAAGATCTACGGCCGGCACTCCATCGACGACTCCGGCCTCGCGCTGAACGCCACCGTCCACTACGGCGAGAAGTACGACAACGCCTTCTGGGACGGACAGCAGATGGTCTTCGGCGACGGCGACAACGACCTGTTCCTGGACTTCACCATCCCCGTCGACGTCATCGGCCACGAACTGACCCACGGCGTGACCCAGTACACCGCCAACCTGGAGTACTTCGGCCAGTCCGGCGCGCTCAACGAGTCCATGTCGGACGTCTTCGGCTCGCTGATCAAGCAGTACGCGCTGAGCCAGTCCACCTCCCAGGCCGACTGGCTCATCGGCGCCGGCCTGCTGGGACCCAACGTCACCGGCGAGGCCCTGCGCTCCATGAAGGCCCCGGGAACCGCGTACGACGACGACGTCCTGGGCAAGGACCCGCAGCCCGCGACGATGGACGACTACGTCAAGACCTCCCGCGACAACGGCGGCGTGCACATCAACTCGGGCATCCCCAACCACGCCTTCTACCTGTTCGCCGACGCCCTGGGCGGCAACGCGTGGGAGCGCGCGGGCCAGATCTGGTACGACGTCCTGACCGGCGGGAACCTGGCCTCCGACGCCCAGTTCGCCGACTTCGCCAAGCTCACTGTCGCCGCCGCGCACACCCGCTACGGCGACGGCGACGAGCACCAGTCCCTGCTCAAGTCTTGGTCCCAGGTCGGCGTCCCCACCAAGTGA
- a CDS encoding TerB family tellurite resistance protein, with amino-acid sequence MHKLAVMGVRTSWRTVADGEFFCPACGGDRNYQRRTGRRRLAVLGVPLLPRGTAGPVVECSACRGHFGLDALDHPTTTRFSAMLRDAVHTVTLAVLAAGGTSSRAVRDAAVRAVRAAGFTECTEEQLLTLLAALAADTGRLHGTYETGVSRTAPGGARDGVEPPLAFGMAGPSGTALAIELHEALEPLAPHLAPVGRESLLLQGARIALADGPYSPAEREALTTVGAALLLCPDDTARLLAAARTPS; translated from the coding sequence ATGCACAAGCTGGCCGTGATGGGTGTGCGTACGTCATGGCGCACCGTCGCCGACGGCGAGTTCTTCTGCCCCGCATGCGGTGGTGACCGCAACTATCAGCGCCGCACCGGCCGCCGCCGCCTCGCCGTCCTCGGTGTCCCGCTGCTGCCGCGCGGCACCGCCGGGCCGGTCGTGGAATGCTCCGCCTGCCGCGGGCACTTCGGCCTGGACGCGCTGGACCACCCCACCACCACCCGTTTCTCCGCGATGCTGCGGGACGCCGTGCACACCGTCACCCTCGCCGTCCTGGCCGCGGGCGGCACCTCCTCCCGCGCGGTCCGTGACGCCGCCGTCCGTGCCGTCCGCGCGGCCGGCTTCACCGAGTGCACCGAAGAGCAGCTCCTGACGCTGCTCGCCGCGCTGGCCGCCGACACCGGCCGGCTGCACGGCACGTACGAGACGGGCGTCTCCCGTACGGCCCCGGGAGGCGCCCGGGACGGCGTAGAGCCCCCGCTGGCCTTCGGCATGGCGGGCCCCAGCGGCACCGCCCTGGCCATAGAGCTGCACGAGGCCCTGGAGCCGCTGGCCCCGCACCTCGCCCCGGTCGGCCGCGAGTCCCTGCTCCTCCAGGGGGCGCGGATCGCGCTCGCCGACGGCCCGTACAGCCCCGCCGAGCGCGAGGCGCTGACAACGGTCGGCGCGGCGCTGCTGCTGTGTCCGGACGACACCGCCCGGCTGCTGGCGGCGGCCCGCACGCCGTCCTGA
- the recO gene encoding DNA repair protein RecO, with protein sequence MSLFRDDGIVLRTQKLGEADRIITLLTRGHGRVRAVARGVRRTKSKFGARLEPFSHVDVQFFARGSELIGRGLPLCTQSESIAAYGGGIVSDYARYTAGTAMLETAERFTDHEGEPAVQQYLLLVGGLRTLARGEHEPHLVLDAFLLRSLAVNGYAPSFDDCAKCGLPGPHRFFSVGSGGVVCGDCRVPGSVVPSCEAIGLLAALLSGDWATADACEARHVREGSGLVAAYLHWHLERGLRSLRYVEK encoded by the coding sequence ATGAGTCTGTTCCGTGATGACGGCATCGTGCTGCGCACCCAGAAGCTGGGCGAGGCCGACCGGATCATCACGCTGCTCACCCGCGGGCACGGACGGGTCCGCGCCGTGGCGCGCGGCGTCCGGCGGACCAAATCGAAGTTCGGCGCGCGGCTGGAACCTTTCTCACACGTGGACGTGCAGTTCTTCGCGCGCGGCAGCGAATTGATCGGGCGCGGACTGCCGCTGTGTACGCAAAGTGAGAGCATTGCCGCTTACGGTGGCGGAATCGTCTCCGATTACGCACGGTACACGGCCGGTACGGCCATGCTGGAAACCGCCGAGCGTTTCACCGACCACGAGGGCGAACCCGCCGTACAGCAATATCTGCTGCTGGTCGGCGGACTGCGGACGCTGGCCCGTGGTGAACACGAACCGCATCTGGTCCTGGACGCCTTTCTCTTGCGCTCGCTCGCCGTCAACGGTTATGCCCCGAGTTTCGACGACTGCGCCAAATGCGGCCTGCCCGGGCCCCACCGGTTCTTCTCCGTGGGTTCGGGCGGCGTGGTGTGCGGTGACTGCAGGGTGCCCGGAAGCGTCGTACCCTCCTGTGAGGCCATCGGGCTGCTGGCGGCGCTGCTCTCGGGGGACTGGGCCACGGCCGACGCCTGCGAGGCCCGCCATGTCCGGGAGGGCAGCGGGCTGGTGGCGGCCTATCTGCACTGGCATCTGGAGCGCGGCCTGCGCTCGCTGCGCTATGTAGAGAAGTAG
- a CDS encoding isoprenyl transferase: MARRGILGRNRRTYETPEPHPSGARPPKIPGELVPNHVAVVMDGNGRWAKERGLPRTEGHKVGEGVVLDVLKGCIEMGVKNLSLYAFSTENWKRSPDEVRFLMNFNRDVIRRRRDEMDALGIRIRWVGRMPKLWKSVVQELQVAQEQTKDNDVMTLYFCVNYGGRAEIADAAAAIAADVRAGKLDPSKVNEKTVAKYMYYPDMPDVDLFVRPSGEQRTSNYLIWQSAYAEMVFQDILWPDFDRRNLWDACFEYAKRDRRFGAAPEAGTGTGTGTGSEK, translated from the coding sequence ATGGCACGACGCGGGATTCTGGGCCGTAACCGGCGTACCTATGAGACGCCCGAGCCGCACCCCTCCGGTGCCCGCCCGCCGAAGATCCCCGGCGAGCTCGTCCCCAACCATGTGGCGGTCGTCATGGACGGCAACGGCCGGTGGGCCAAGGAGCGCGGGCTGCCGCGTACCGAAGGCCACAAGGTCGGTGAGGGCGTCGTCCTGGACGTCCTCAAGGGCTGTATCGAAATGGGCGTCAAAAACCTGTCGCTGTACGCCTTTTCCACCGAGAACTGGAAGCGTTCCCCGGACGAGGTGCGCTTCTTGATGAACTTCAACCGGGATGTCATCCGGCGCCGCCGGGACGAGATGGACGCGCTGGGCATTCGTATCCGCTGGGTCGGCCGGATGCCCAAGCTGTGGAAGTCCGTCGTCCAGGAACTCCAGGTCGCCCAGGAGCAGACCAAGGACAACGACGTCATGACGCTGTATTTCTGCGTCAATTACGGTGGCCGGGCGGAAATCGCGGACGCGGCGGCGGCCATCGCCGCGGACGTACGGGCCGGGAAACTCGACCCGTCGAAGGTGAACGAGAAGACCGTCGCCAAGTACATGTACTACCCGGACATGCCGGACGTGGACCTGTTCGTGCGGCCGTCCGGCGAGCAGCGCACGTCCAACTACCTGATCTGGCAGAGCGCTTACGCCGAGATGGTCTTCCAGGACATCCTGTGGCCGGACTTCGACCGGCGGAACCTGTGGGACGCCTGCTTCGAGTACGCCAAGCGCGACCGCCGCTTCGGCGCCGCGCCGGAAGCCGGCACGGGTACGGGTACGGGAACCGGAAGCGAGAAGTAG
- a CDS encoding ABC transporter ATP-binding protein, which translates to MRLSAVTKIHGRGRSAVTALDEVSVELPYGTFTAVMGPSGSGKSTFLHCASGLERPDRGIVEIGGRELAGLSETALTKLRRERVGFVFQGFNLLPALTAEQNITLPVRLAGRRMRLDRPWLDHLIDRTGLADRRGHRPGELSGGQQQRVAIARALVTRPEVVFADEPTGALDTTSGRRVLELLRGLVDEMGQTVLMVTHDPVAASYADAVLLLADGRIIQALPRSSAEVIAERMTGLGA; encoded by the coding sequence GTGCGCCTGAGCGCGGTCACCAAGATCCACGGCCGGGGCCGGAGCGCGGTGACCGCACTGGACGAGGTCAGCGTCGAGCTCCCGTACGGCACGTTCACCGCCGTCATGGGGCCCTCCGGCTCGGGCAAGAGCACCTTCCTGCACTGCGCCTCCGGCCTGGAGCGCCCCGACCGCGGCATCGTCGAGATCGGCGGCCGGGAACTGGCCGGCCTGAGCGAGACCGCGCTGACCAAGCTGCGCCGGGAGCGCGTCGGCTTCGTCTTCCAGGGCTTCAACCTGCTGCCCGCGCTGACCGCCGAGCAGAACATCACCCTGCCGGTACGGCTGGCGGGCCGCCGGATGCGGCTGGACCGGCCCTGGCTGGACCACCTGATCGACCGTACGGGCCTGGCCGACCGCCGCGGGCACCGGCCCGGCGAACTCTCCGGCGGCCAGCAGCAGCGGGTCGCCATCGCCCGCGCGCTGGTCACCCGCCCCGAGGTGGTCTTCGCCGACGAGCCGACCGGCGCGCTGGACACCACCTCCGGCCGGCGGGTGCTGGAGCTGCTGCGCGGCCTGGTGGACGAGATGGGGCAGACGGTCCTGATGGTCACCCACGACCCGGTGGCCGCCTCCTACGCGGACGCCGTACTGCTGCTCGCCGACGGGCGGATCATCCAGGCGCTCCCGAGGTCCTCCGCCGAGGTCATCGCCGAGCGCATGACCGGACTGGGGGCGTAG
- a CDS encoding ABC transporter permease: MRRLIAYEVLVVTVVAAVPGAGLGALLAFGLLTWLSGQGFVPGSLPLVFGPVSVLIAVAVCWVTAEAAVWSSGRRASRVRALQALGEAAVPRRAVGVVRTGLGLAVLAGGVWGLAALSEAPVADAAGTAGGMVMVLMVAVGLLAPWVGKLAGGVFGALCRVLFPVVGLLVHTNLGSRHRRLGAAATPLALTVAFAAVALFVPQMKWEAQHGDDQRRVVADRLVWSARDQLPVSATRTLRGVPGAGAAVGTLDTYATVYAKGAGPDDRKATPVNGKGRAVAVTDGPLSQVLDLAPRPRPIERLGRDEVALSENAARLGHLRVGDKVWLRMEDDRVVSARLAAVYARAAGFTDLLLPHRLATAHTMDERPGLDTVYVRARFGQEKRLAEGLAALAARHPDWQVQDRAGYRAQELRQHQASMAATYLLLAVITVFTSISVVNTLVMTTMERTGEFALLRLVGATRRQVARMMRLENAVTVLAALLVGAAVGGSVLAVFSRALTGSPWPHLPGAATAVILGGAGLLAVATGVLTTRIALRQRPTGALRSPEQHG; encoded by the coding sequence GTGCGCCGGCTGATCGCGTACGAGGTCCTGGTGGTCACCGTGGTCGCGGCGGTGCCCGGCGCCGGCCTGGGGGCGCTGCTGGCCTTCGGCCTGCTGACCTGGCTGTCCGGCCAAGGTTTCGTCCCCGGTTCGCTGCCGCTGGTTTTTGGACCGGTCAGTGTGCTGATCGCGGTGGCGGTCTGCTGGGTGACCGCCGAGGCCGCGGTGTGGTCCAGCGGCCGGCGGGCGTCGCGGGTACGGGCCCTGCAGGCGCTGGGCGAGGCGGCGGTACCGCGCCGCGCGGTCGGCGTGGTCCGTACGGGCCTGGGCCTGGCGGTGCTGGCCGGTGGCGTCTGGGGACTGGCGGCCCTCAGTGAGGCGCCGGTCGCCGATGCCGCCGGCACGGCAGGGGGCATGGTCATGGTGCTGATGGTGGCCGTGGGCCTGCTCGCCCCCTGGGTCGGGAAGCTGGCGGGCGGCGTCTTCGGAGCGCTGTGCCGGGTGCTGTTCCCGGTGGTGGGCCTGCTGGTGCACACCAACCTCGGCTCCCGGCACCGCCGGCTGGGCGCGGCGGCCACCCCGCTCGCGCTCACCGTCGCCTTCGCCGCCGTCGCCCTGTTCGTCCCGCAGATGAAGTGGGAGGCGCAGCACGGGGACGACCAGCGGCGGGTGGTCGCCGACCGGCTGGTGTGGTCCGCGCGGGACCAGTTGCCGGTCTCCGCCACCCGTACGCTGCGCGGTGTCCCGGGCGCCGGCGCGGCCGTCGGCACGCTGGACACGTACGCCACCGTGTACGCCAAGGGAGCCGGCCCCGACGACCGCAAGGCCACCCCCGTCAACGGGAAGGGCAGGGCCGTGGCGGTCACGGACGGGCCGCTGTCCCAGGTCCTGGACCTGGCGCCGCGCCCCCGGCCGATCGAACGGCTGGGCCGTGACGAGGTGGCGCTGAGCGAGAACGCGGCCCGCCTGGGACACCTGCGGGTCGGCGACAAGGTGTGGCTGCGGATGGAGGACGACCGCGTGGTGAGCGCGCGCCTGGCCGCCGTCTACGCCCGCGCCGCGGGCTTCACGGACCTGCTCCTGCCCCACCGGCTGGCCACCGCCCACACCATGGACGAGCGCCCCGGCCTGGACACGGTGTACGTACGCGCCCGCTTCGGGCAGGAGAAGCGGCTGGCCGAGGGCCTGGCGGCGCTGGCGGCCCGGCACCCGGACTGGCAGGTGCAGGACCGGGCCGGCTACCGGGCGCAGGAGCTGCGGCAGCACCAGGCGTCCATGGCCGCCACCTACCTGCTGCTGGCGGTGATCACCGTCTTCACCTCGATCTCGGTGGTCAACACGCTGGTGATGACGACGATGGAGCGCACCGGCGAGTTCGCCCTTCTCCGGCTGGTCGGCGCCACCCGCCGGCAGGTGGCGCGCATGATGCGGTTGGAGAACGCGGTGACGGTGCTGGCCGCCCTGTTGGTGGGGGCGGCGGTGGGCGGGTCGGTGTTGGCGGTCTTCAGCCGGGCGCTGACCGGCTCGCCGTGGCCGCACCTGCCGGGGGCCGCCACGGCGGTCATCCTGGGCGGCGCGGGCCTGCTCGCGGTGGCGACGGGCGTGCTGACCACGCGTATCGCGCTGCGGCAGCGGCCGACGGGGGCGCTGCGGAGCCCGGAGCAGCACGGTTGA
- a CDS encoding metal ABC transporter permease, with protein MDLLNYAFMQRALLAAVLVGVTAPAVGIYLVQRRQAIMGDGIGHIALTGVALGFLLRTSPVWTAVIVAALGSVVMELVRSYGKARGDIALAMLFYGGMAGGVLIINLAPGGSTANLTSYLFGSLNSVSAQDVTMTCVLAAFVIAITLGLRRQLFAICQDEEFARVTGLPVRALNLLLAVTAAVTVTVAMRAVGLLLVSALLVVPVAAAQQATRGFAATLALAVAIGVTVTLSGTVFSFYVDVPPGASIVLLAIVIFGAMTVLAAPLARKRAKAAAEAARRCTLEVPRSRTAADDVAVVEQTPAS; from the coding sequence ATGGACCTCCTCAATTACGCCTTCATGCAGCGGGCGCTGCTCGCCGCCGTCCTGGTCGGCGTGACCGCGCCCGCCGTCGGTATCTACCTCGTGCAGCGCCGCCAGGCGATCATGGGCGACGGCATCGGGCACATCGCCCTGACCGGTGTCGCGCTGGGCTTCCTGCTGCGCACCTCGCCCGTATGGACGGCTGTGATCGTCGCGGCCCTCGGCTCCGTCGTCATGGAACTGGTCCGCTCCTACGGCAAGGCGCGCGGGGACATCGCGCTGGCGATGCTCTTCTACGGCGGCATGGCCGGCGGCGTACTGATCATCAACCTGGCGCCCGGCGGCTCCACCGCCAACCTGACCAGTTATCTCTTCGGCTCCCTGAACAGCGTCTCCGCGCAGGACGTCACCATGACCTGCGTCCTGGCCGCCTTCGTGATCGCGATCACGCTGGGGCTGCGCCGGCAGCTCTTCGCCATCTGCCAGGACGAGGAGTTCGCGCGGGTCACCGGGCTTCCCGTACGGGCCCTGAACCTGCTGCTCGCCGTCACCGCGGCCGTCACCGTCACCGTCGCCATGCGGGCGGTGGGCCTGCTGCTGGTGAGCGCGCTGCTGGTGGTGCCGGTGGCCGCCGCCCAGCAGGCCACCCGCGGGTTCGCGGCGACCCTCGCGCTGGCCGTCGCCATCGGCGTGACCGTCACCCTCTCCGGTACGGTCTTCTCCTTCTACGTGGACGTCCCGCCCGGCGCCAGCATCGTCCTGCTCGCCATCGTGATCTTCGGGGCGATGACCGTGCTGGCCGCCCCGCTGGCCCGCAAACGCGCGAAAGCCGCCGCCGAGGCCGCCCGGCGGTGCACCCTGGAGGTTCCCCGCAGCCGCACCGCCGCGGACGACGTCGCGGTCGTGGAGCAGACGCCGGCGTCGTGA
- a CDS encoding metal ABC transporter ATP-binding protein has translation MTTNHPATTAAAVAEDAKTGTTTDTGPGTTTDTGAGTGTDTVIALRAASAALGARPVLHGIDLTVRRGEVVALLGANGSGKSTAVRAVVGRVPLSGGELELFGTPRRRFKEWARIGYVPQRTTAAGGVPATVREVVASGRLARTKLKWPGRADREAVRRALELVGMADRAKDPVDALSGGQHQRVLIARALVGEPELLIMDEPMAGVDLASQEVLAKTLRAQVEAGVTVLLVLHELGPLEPLIDRAVVLRDGCVVHDGPPPQAVGQHGLPGHDHVHPHADQAAQPVRTGLLS, from the coding sequence ATGACCACGAACCATCCGGCGACAACGGCCGCTGCCGTCGCCGAGGACGCCAAGACCGGCACCACGACCGACACGGGTCCTGGCACCACGACCGACACGGGTGCCGGCACCGGCACCGACACCGTCATAGCCCTGCGTGCGGCGAGCGCGGCCCTGGGCGCGCGCCCCGTCCTGCACGGCATCGACCTGACCGTACGCCGCGGCGAGGTCGTCGCCCTCCTCGGCGCCAACGGCTCCGGCAAGTCCACCGCCGTACGGGCCGTGGTCGGCCGGGTCCCGCTCAGCGGCGGCGAACTGGAGCTGTTCGGCACCCCCCGGCGCCGCTTCAAGGAGTGGGCGCGCATCGGGTACGTACCGCAGCGCACCACCGCGGCCGGCGGGGTCCCCGCCACCGTCCGCGAGGTCGTCGCCTCCGGCCGGCTGGCCCGTACGAAGCTGAAGTGGCCCGGCCGGGCCGACCGGGAGGCCGTCCGCCGGGCGCTGGAGCTGGTCGGCATGGCGGACCGGGCCAAGGACCCGGTCGACGCGCTCTCCGGAGGCCAGCACCAGCGCGTCCTGATAGCCCGCGCGCTGGTCGGCGAGCCGGAACTGCTGATCATGGACGAGCCGATGGCCGGGGTGGACCTGGCCAGCCAGGAAGTCCTGGCCAAGACCCTGCGCGCACAGGTGGAGGCCGGGGTGACCGTCCTGCTGGTGCTGCACGAGCTGGGCCCCCTGGAGCCGCTGATCGACCGCGCGGTGGTGCTGCGCGACGGCTGCGTCGTCCACGACGGCCCTCCCCCGCAGGCCGTGGGCCAGCACGGCCTGCCGGGCCACGACCACGTACACCCCCACGCGGACCAGGCGGCGCAGCCGGTCCGGACAGGACTGCTGAGCTGA